The following coding sequences lie in one Heyndrickxia oleronia genomic window:
- a CDS encoding cupin domain-containing protein produces MKKSEIEYWIEKLELIPHPEGGFYKETFQSGEKVNIYGERKLYTSIYFLLRSQDVSHFHRLKSDELWYFHAGSPLTIHMIHENGEYEEVKLGLNIENGEVPQFLVPKHAIFGSSVLENDTGSLVGCMVSPGFDFQDFELFTQADLISQYPQHKEIIKKLAYENLPE; encoded by the coding sequence ATGAAAAAAAGTGAAATAGAATATTGGATAGAAAAACTAGAATTGATTCCTCATCCAGAGGGTGGATTTTACAAGGAAACTTTTCAATCGGGGGAAAAGGTAAATATTTATGGTGAGCGAAAGCTTTATACAAGTATTTACTTTTTATTAAGATCTCAGGATGTTTCTCATTTTCACAGATTGAAATCGGATGAATTATGGTATTTCCATGCTGGAAGTCCGTTAACCATTCATATGATTCATGAAAACGGGGAATATGAGGAAGTTAAATTAGGATTGAATATTGAGAACGGCGAGGTGCCACAATTTTTAGTTCCGAAACACGCCATTTTCGGATCTTCAGTGTTGGAGAATGATACAGGTTCTTTAGTTGGATGTATGGTCTCCCCAGGATTTGATTTTCAGGATTTTGAACTTTTTACGCAGGCAGATCTTATTTCTCAATATCCTCAACATAAGGAAATAATTAAAAAGCTGGCTTATGAGAATCTTCCGGAATAA
- a CDS encoding SEC-C metal-binding domain-containing protein produces MAKIGRNDLCTCGSGKKYKKCCGKNNTVVSMEHLIEKELSDIQMDIIKFAMKNHQEEIDANLGKYLKEYDVPKEVKELYYFFNLLWFITSVELKGKTIIAEYIDEHIHTFNRQKIKDSLQTWRNVTPSVFKIQQQVENDYVIVRDIFTNEITKVKVLEEEHNIEPEGMILGTILTAGEESFFFATFLDMPASASVRIEEGIINLYKRSGKATPIHFMSSSFLEVLDYFLFGQVEVSIDDLEWIAPQHKEVAVDYQEYMKAYPLGETATEMGILLWHKYCMMKKPSIKKSAIYEAALVYLVDRILSVGGSLTQKKLADDFNVSSSSISSKFKDLEYVLVDEIKKLHDKLELDEFNSGEADTINEVLG; encoded by the coding sequence ATGGCGAAGATAGGACGTAATGATTTATGTACATGTGGAAGCGGGAAAAAGTATAAAAAATGCTGTGGAAAAAATAATACGGTTGTATCAATGGAACATTTAATAGAAAAAGAACTATCTGATATCCAGATGGATATTATCAAATTTGCAATGAAAAATCATCAAGAAGAGATAGATGCGAATTTGGGTAAGTACCTGAAGGAATATGATGTTCCAAAAGAGGTGAAAGAATTATATTACTTCTTTAATCTATTATGGTTTATTACTTCCGTTGAGTTAAAAGGAAAGACGATTATAGCAGAGTATATCGACGAGCATATACATACGTTTAATAGACAAAAAATAAAGGATAGTTTACAAACATGGAGAAATGTGACCCCTTCTGTATTCAAAATTCAACAACAAGTGGAAAATGACTATGTGATCGTTCGAGACATCTTTACTAATGAGATAACAAAGGTGAAGGTGCTAGAAGAAGAACATAATATAGAACCAGAAGGCATGATCCTAGGAACCATCTTAACTGCAGGAGAAGAATCGTTCTTCTTTGCGACATTTTTAGATATGCCGGCTAGTGCATCAGTAAGAATAGAAGAGGGCATCATTAATTTATATAAACGAAGTGGGAAAGCAACTCCTATTCACTTTATGTCTTCCTCATTTCTTGAGGTGCTAGATTACTTTTTATTTGGGCAAGTGGAAGTATCGATTGATGATTTAGAGTGGATAGCGCCACAGCATAAGGAAGTGGCAGTCGATTATCAAGAATATATGAAAGCATACCCACTTGGTGAAACTGCTACAGAAATGGGGATATTGCTTTGGCATAAATACTGCATGATGAAAAAACCATCCATTAAAAAGTCAGCTATTTATGAAGCAGCCTTGGTCTATCTAGTTGATAGAATTCTGTCGGTAGGGGGATCCCTCACACAAAAGAAATTAGCTGATGATTTTAATGTTTCAAGCAGTAGTATATCATCAAAATTTAAAGATCTTGAATATGTCCTTGTTGATGAAATTAAAAAATTGCATGACAAGCTTGAGCTAGATGAATTTAATTCTGGTGAAGCGGACACCATTAACGAAGTGTTAGGTTAA
- a CDS encoding carbohydrate ABC transporter permease — METNIQTEKKLHLRKNKNRRKFIGSESFYGYLFTSPMMLGFLLVMLFPLIYSIYMSLTDWKLLNDPNFIGTENYQRLVNDPDFLIVLKNTLIFSGGLVPINIILALLLALLLQRNLKGIGLFRTTIFIPVMTSIVVWSIIWKYMFGTDEGFINQLLGWLGIEGPAWLYDPKLAMGAVIFVSALKNVGLNMVLFLAALQQVDKNLYEASYLDGANKWKQFQHVTLPMITPTVFLTLILTIIGSMKVFGQIYVMTNGGPGNSTKVLVYYIWENAFKLFDFGYASAIAIVLFVIILVFTLIQWGVRKRWVFHEE, encoded by the coding sequence ATGGAAACGAACATACAGACAGAGAAGAAACTTCATTTGAGGAAAAATAAAAACCGACGAAAATTTATTGGAAGTGAGTCCTTTTATGGCTATCTATTTACGAGTCCGATGATGCTGGGGTTCCTGTTGGTCATGCTATTCCCTCTAATCTATTCAATTTATATGAGTTTAACAGATTGGAAGCTACTGAATGACCCTAATTTTATTGGAACAGAAAATTATCAAAGACTTGTAAATGATCCAGACTTTCTAATTGTGTTAAAAAACACACTCATCTTCTCGGGTGGCTTGGTACCGATCAATATTATTTTAGCTCTGTTATTAGCCTTGCTATTACAGAGAAATCTGAAAGGAATTGGTTTATTTCGAACGACCATCTTCATTCCAGTTATGACTTCGATTGTTGTTTGGTCAATTATTTGGAAGTATATGTTTGGTACAGATGAGGGATTTATTAATCAATTGCTTGGTTGGTTAGGAATAGAAGGACCTGCATGGTTATATGATCCAAAATTAGCAATGGGGGCCGTTATTTTTGTCAGCGCGTTAAAAAATGTGGGTTTAAACATGGTCTTATTTTTAGCGGCCTTACAGCAAGTAGATAAAAACCTTTATGAAGCCTCTTATTTAGATGGAGCGAATAAATGGAAGCAATTTCAGCATGTTACCTTACCGATGATTACTCCTACTGTATTTTTGACCCTAATTTTAACGATTATTGGTTCCATGAAGGTATTTGGGCAAATTTATGTGATGACTAACGGAGGCCCGGGAAACAGTACGAAAGTATTGGTTTACTATATTTGGGAAAATGCCTTTAAACTATTTGATTTTGGATATGCTTCTGCAATTGCCATTGTTTTATTTGTCATTATTTTAGTCTTTACTCTTATTCAATGGGGGGTTAGAAAAAGGTGGGTTTTCCATGAGGAATAA
- a CDS encoding nucleoside hydrolase, whose amino-acid sequence MKKNIYFNHDGGVDDLISLFLLLKMENVKLTGVSVIPADCYLEPAVFASRKIIDRFGQGDLDVAESNSRGKNPFPKDWRMHAFYVDALPILNESGKVETPVAEKPAHLHMIDCLRATEGKTTLLFTGPLTDLARALDVAPDIEEKIERLVWMGGTFREAGNVAEPEHDGTAEWNVFWDPEAAGRVWESKIEIDLVALESTNQVPLTVDVRNRWAAERKYIGVDFLGQCYAMVPPLVHFATNSTYYLWDVLTTAFVGNSDLVKVKRINSIVHTNGPSQGRTVETDEGRQVNLVYDVNRDEFFDYITELAKQA is encoded by the coding sequence ATGAAAAAGAATATTTATTTTAATCATGATGGTGGAGTCGATGACTTAATTTCGTTATTCTTATTGTTGAAAATGGAGAATGTTAAGCTAACGGGTGTATCGGTTATTCCAGCAGATTGCTATTTGGAGCCTGCTGTGTTTGCAAGTAGAAAAATCATTGATCGCTTCGGACAGGGTGATCTGGATGTAGCCGAATCCAATTCTCGTGGGAAAAATCCTTTTCCAAAAGATTGGCGTATGCATGCATTTTATGTCGATGCTTTGCCTATTTTAAATGAATCAGGAAAAGTCGAAACTCCTGTAGCTGAGAAGCCTGCACATCTTCATATGATTGATTGCCTTCGAGCGACAGAGGGGAAAACGACTTTATTATTTACTGGGCCACTTACTGATCTTGCCCGTGCATTAGATGTAGCACCTGATATTGAGGAGAAAATTGAACGACTTGTTTGGATGGGAGGCACTTTCCGTGAAGCAGGAAATGTAGCCGAGCCTGAGCATGATGGGACTGCGGAATGGAATGTATTTTGGGATCCGGAAGCAGCTGGACGTGTATGGGAATCGAAGATAGAAATTGATTTAGTCGCCCTTGAAAGCACGAATCAAGTACCACTTACGGTTGATGTTCGGAATCGTTGGGCAGCGGAGCGTAAATACATTGGTGTCGACTTTCTTGGCCAATGCTATGCAATGGTACCACCACTTGTGCACTTTGCAACCAACTCAACCTATTATTTATGGGATGTGTTAACAACGGCATTTGTTGGCAATAGTGATCTTGTGAAGGTTAAACGGATCAACAGCATTGTTCACACAAATGGACCAAGCCAAGGCCGAACAGTTGAAACAGATGAGGGTCGTCAAGTCAATCTCGTTTACGATGTAAATCGTGATGAATTCTTTGACTATATAACAGAATTGGCTAAACAAGCGTAA
- a CDS encoding nucleoside transporter C-terminal domain-containing protein, with product MFFLLNILGVLIVAGLVFLCSPAKRKIKWRPLASLFIVELIITWFMLSTPVGTWIINQIARFFTWLVSCANAGISFAFPSVMANETVDFFFSALMPIIFIVTFFDILSYFGIMTWIIDKVGWVISKISGLPKMESFFSIQMMFLGNTEALAVIREQLMVLKSQRLLTFGIMSMSSISGSIIGAYLTMVPAEYVFAAIPLNCLNALLLASILNPVDVSKEEDIVYVPPKEEKKDFFSTISNSMLVGIKMVIVILAMVIGYVALTTCLNGILGFFVHGLTIQKIFGIIFSPFAFLLGLGSHDAMYVASLMGIKISTNEFVAMMDLKNHLKDMSPHTVAVTVTFLTSFANFSTVGMIYGTYNSIFGESSSSIIGKNVWKLLVSGMAVSLLSAMIVGLFVW from the coding sequence TTGTTCTTTTTATTAAATATACTAGGTGTACTAATTGTTGCAGGACTTGTATTCCTTTGTTCACCAGCTAAGCGAAAAATAAAGTGGCGACCGCTTGCTAGTCTGTTTATTGTTGAACTCATAATTACATGGTTTATGTTAAGCACCCCTGTTGGAACATGGATTATTAATCAAATTGCTAGATTCTTTACTTGGTTAGTATCATGTGCAAATGCTGGAATTTCGTTTGCTTTTCCATCAGTGATGGCAAACGAGACCGTTGATTTCTTCTTTAGTGCTTTAATGCCAATCATTTTCATAGTAACATTCTTCGATATTTTATCTTATTTCGGAATTATGACTTGGATCATTGATAAAGTAGGCTGGGTCATCTCAAAAATTTCTGGTTTGCCAAAAATGGAAAGCTTCTTCTCGATTCAAATGATGTTTTTAGGAAATACAGAAGCATTAGCCGTTATTCGTGAGCAGCTAATGGTGTTAAAAAGCCAGCGACTTCTAACATTCGGTATCATGAGTATGAGTAGTATCAGCGGTTCCATCATCGGAGCTTACTTAACAATGGTACCAGCTGAATACGTATTTGCAGCGATTCCATTAAACTGTTTAAATGCCCTGCTATTAGCTAGTATTTTAAACCCTGTTGATGTTAGCAAAGAAGAGGATATTGTCTATGTTCCACCGAAAGAGGAGAAAAAGGACTTCTTTTCTACGATTTCAAATAGTATGCTCGTCGGAATTAAAATGGTTATTGTTATCCTAGCAATGGTTATCGGATATGTTGCATTAACCACTTGTCTTAACGGGATACTCGGATTCTTTGTTCATGGCTTAACCATTCAAAAGATTTTCGGAATTATTTTCAGCCCATTTGCTTTCCTTCTTGGATTAGGAAGTCACGATGCCATGTATGTTGCCTCATTAATGGGAATAAAAATCTCAACAAACGAATTTGTTGCCATGATGGACTTAAAAAACCATTTGAAAGACATGTCACCACATACAGTTGCCGTAACCGTTACATTCTTAACCTCATTTGCCAACTTTAGTACAGTCGGCATGATCTATGGGACATATAACTCCATTTTCGGGGAAAGCAGTTCAAGCATTATCGGGAAAAATGTTTGGAAGCTTTTAGTCAGTGGTATGGCCGTATCTTTACTAAGTGCGATGATTGTTGGATTGTTTGTTTGGTGA
- a CDS encoding FAD-dependent oxidoreductase yields the protein MKGSGVLKEKLEYDVVVVGGGPAGINAAIASGRMGAKTLLIERYGFLGGMSTVALVYPWMTFHTSSGKQVIKGIAQEIVERLMACGGSPGHLRDTVGFTNTVTPYHPEKYKILALEMLEEAKVDVLVHSFVDKVEVEGNSITSIHLTTKSGSIHVTGKSFVDTSGDADIAYLSGAPCLKGRESDHKTQPMTMKFRMRGVDLNKVKQVMKENPSNFYKKTPINELDELPLTGVQGFYKEWNESGVPINRDQVLFFAGPEEDEVLVNCTRVQGLDGTNVFDLTEGEKEGRKQVLMMADFLKEKVPGFEKASISAVGTQIGIRETRRIDGQYSLTIEDVIAGRKYEDTIALSGYPVDIHDPTGKGVQANDIQGDGSYGIPYRCLVPKGINNLLVGGRCISTTHEALATTRLSPSCMATGQAAGTAAALSLKERVHPKDLNISLLRARLRENGVVL from the coding sequence ATGAAGGGGAGTGGAGTGTTGAAGGAAAAATTAGAATATGATGTCGTTGTTGTTGGAGGAGGGCCTGCTGGTATTAATGCAGCGATTGCTTCCGGTAGAATGGGAGCTAAAACACTGTTAATTGAGCGATATGGGTTTTTAGGGGGGATGTCAACAGTCGCTTTAGTTTATCCGTGGATGACGTTCCACACAAGCTCTGGAAAGCAAGTCATTAAAGGAATCGCACAAGAAATTGTTGAACGGTTGATGGCTTGTGGAGGATCACCTGGTCATTTACGAGATACCGTTGGATTTACTAATACGGTAACTCCCTATCATCCTGAAAAATATAAGATTTTAGCGTTAGAAATGCTAGAGGAAGCGAAAGTGGATGTATTGGTGCATAGCTTTGTTGATAAGGTAGAAGTAGAAGGAAATAGCATTACCTCCATTCACTTAACGACGAAATCTGGCTCGATTCATGTAACTGGAAAAAGCTTTGTTGATACATCAGGTGATGCAGATATTGCCTATCTATCGGGGGCGCCTTGTTTGAAGGGAAGAGAAAGTGATCATAAAACTCAGCCTATGACAATGAAGTTTCGAATGCGCGGAGTAGATTTAAATAAGGTAAAGCAGGTAATGAAAGAAAACCCAAGCAATTTTTATAAAAAAACGCCGATTAATGAATTAGATGAGCTTCCTTTAACAGGAGTTCAAGGCTTTTATAAGGAATGGAATGAATCAGGTGTTCCGATTAATAGAGACCAAGTATTATTCTTTGCAGGACCTGAAGAGGATGAAGTGTTAGTAAATTGCACACGTGTTCAAGGATTAGATGGTACAAATGTGTTTGATTTAACAGAAGGGGAAAAGGAAGGACGTAAACAAGTCTTAATGATGGCAGATTTTTTGAAAGAGAAAGTTCCTGGTTTTGAAAAGGCGTCAATATCTGCTGTGGGCACTCAAATTGGTATTCGAGAAACACGTAGAATAGATGGACAATACTCATTAACCATTGAGGATGTCATTGCCGGTAGGAAATATGAGGATACAATTGCTCTTAGTGGTTATCCAGTTGATATTCATGATCCTACTGGAAAAGGTGTACAGGCAAATGATATTCAAGGAGATGGAAGCTATGGTATTCCGTATCGTTGTCTCGTACCTAAAGGAATTAATAATCTACTAGTTGGTGGAAGATGTATTTCAACCACCCATGAAGCTCTGGCAACAACAAGATTATCCCCAAGCTGCATGGCAACAGGGCAAGCCGCTGGGACTGCTGCGGCCCTTTCATTAAAAGAAAGAGTTCATCCTAAAGATTTGAATATTTCTTTATTAAGAGCACGATTACGTGAGAACGGAGTAGTGTTGTGA
- a CDS encoding carbohydrate ABC transporter permease has product MRNKKKNGILTRFTFYGVLTGLSLIMIVPFLWMINTSFKDPTKIFTFQLIPKPFRWENYIEVLKSTPFHLFYFNSFYIAVLVTIGTIFLGSLAGYAFAKLKFKGSSILFLCLLSTMMIPVEVITIPLFLFMRDLGLINTHVPLIAIPILGPAGVFGVFVMRQFFLLVPKELEEAAKLDGCSYFRIYWNIMLPLAKPAIATLTIFTFLTSWNEFYEPLIYINSKELMTLPLALALFTDEVGTKWELLMSASVMATVPLLIIFFFAQKQFIEGVSMTGGK; this is encoded by the coding sequence ATGAGGAATAAAAAGAAAAATGGAATCTTAACGAGATTTACATTTTATGGTGTGCTTACTGGCCTTTCTTTAATTATGATTGTTCCATTTTTGTGGATGATTAATACTAGTTTCAAAGATCCTACAAAGATTTTTACTTTTCAGCTTATTCCTAAACCGTTTCGCTGGGAAAATTATATCGAGGTGTTAAAATCAACTCCTTTTCATCTTTTTTATTTTAATAGTTTTTATATAGCTGTATTAGTAACAATTGGAACGATATTTTTAGGCTCTTTGGCAGGATATGCTTTTGCAAAATTAAAATTCAAAGGAAGTTCTATTTTGTTTCTTTGTTTATTAAGTACGATGATGATTCCCGTTGAAGTCATTACGATTCCTTTATTTCTCTTTATGAGGGATTTAGGATTAATCAATACACATGTTCCGTTAATTGCTATTCCGATCTTAGGACCTGCTGGAGTATTTGGTGTATTTGTTATGAGGCAATTCTTTTTATTAGTACCTAAAGAATTAGAGGAAGCGGCGAAATTGGATGGATGTTCATATTTCCGAATTTATTGGAACATTATGCTTCCATTGGCAAAGCCAGCGATTGCAACACTGACCATTTTTACATTTCTAACTAGCTGGAATGAATTTTATGAACCACTCATTTATATTAACTCGAAGGAATTAATGACTTTACCACTTGCTTTAGCATTATTTACCGATGAAGTAGGTACGAAATGGGAGTTATTAATGAGTGCATCTGTTATGGCAACTGTTCCATTACTAATTATCTTTTTCTTTGCCCAGAAACAATTTATTGAAGGTGTGTCCATGACTGGAGGGAAATAA